Proteins encoded together in one Pontiella desulfatans window:
- a CDS encoding GH36-type glycosyl hydrolase domain-containing protein, whose amino-acid sequence MADSGTLTEIIPAEFGGAAEKIPFEYKADGKELCIATPEPDRTLHNMMYNPNYLTMLDQGNCGMAKHMSPAGRNCKIVQNDRFVYVRDAESGEYFSVGFAPVYKDYERYECRNGQNYQVVENVTDGIEAVWRIYVPAGEDPVEVWDVRLRNVGDRTRKMQLFTYVPMNCDGEDLYCGELHRIAEYLPEQRAIFVCMDAPRYLEGVDLPWHNGFMAVNRNPDGWDASLGAVIGSRRTTQNPLAVEQGKCSNSKCAMFSPVGTLQIEMELAAGAQDEVRFMIGACDAVPMIDKLTAKYLSAGSLESDVHFDALLKVENDRAANLQVKTPDEVLNNMINVWSPKQIDYGVVWTRWGFKGYRDIIQQCQGAVIQQPEAALDQLLKACAHQYESGFGLRGWHPIDDLRYADSSQWMIGAFSEYLAETGDFQTLEKTVPFFDQGEASVYEHLRRSLLRLREDRGAHDLNLVFYGDWNDSLTGVCREGRGESVWLSMAFCRSCLILADIAEHIGKADDAAEYRLWQKEMAAAINEHAWDGNWYICALDDDANAIGSQQNDEGKIFLNMQSWAQLGKVVPEDRWEQSWSSVGQMLDSGWGLMLNWPAYTKYVHNVGRLSSIRPGAAENASVYTHGNAFMLLALLERGMADEAYELWNAVQPGNPERPVLNQPNVFFNGYYGPDSENRVGMGEHSWTTGSVPWMYQCVTEHMLGVRRTLGGLVIKPCLPSAWETASVQRIYRGTTYDIRIANPAKKAGSAVASITVDGQPHDASQPLPIDGEKHTVEVVLEA is encoded by the coding sequence ATGGCTGACAGTGGAACATTAACGGAAATCATTCCCGCCGAATTCGGCGGTGCTGCGGAAAAAATCCCGTTCGAATACAAGGCGGACGGAAAAGAGCTGTGCATTGCGACGCCGGAGCCGGATCGCACACTGCACAATATGATGTATAACCCGAACTACCTGACGATGCTCGATCAGGGTAACTGCGGGATGGCCAAGCACATGTCGCCGGCGGGGCGCAACTGCAAGATTGTGCAGAACGATCGCTTCGTTTATGTGCGCGATGCGGAGAGCGGTGAATATTTTTCGGTCGGTTTTGCACCGGTCTACAAGGACTACGAGCGCTACGAATGTCGCAACGGGCAGAACTATCAGGTGGTGGAAAATGTCACCGATGGCATTGAAGCCGTCTGGCGCATCTACGTGCCAGCCGGTGAAGATCCGGTGGAAGTGTGGGACGTCCGCTTGCGCAATGTGGGGGACCGCACGCGCAAGATGCAGCTGTTTACTTATGTCCCGATGAACTGCGATGGCGAAGACCTCTACTGCGGTGAGTTGCACCGTATTGCTGAATATCTGCCGGAACAGCGGGCGATCTTTGTCTGTATGGATGCGCCGCGCTATCTGGAGGGCGTTGACCTGCCGTGGCATAATGGCTTTATGGCGGTTAATCGTAATCCCGATGGCTGGGATGCCAGCCTGGGTGCCGTGATCGGCTCGCGCCGCACCACGCAGAATCCGCTGGCGGTGGAGCAGGGTAAATGCTCCAACTCAAAATGTGCTATGTTCAGCCCGGTGGGAACGCTGCAGATTGAAATGGAGCTGGCTGCCGGTGCGCAGGATGAAGTGCGCTTTATGATCGGCGCCTGCGATGCGGTGCCGATGATTGACAAGCTGACCGCAAAATATCTCTCGGCCGGTTCCTTGGAATCCGATGTTCATTTTGACGCGCTGTTGAAAGTGGAAAACGATCGTGCTGCCAATCTCCAGGTGAAGACGCCCGATGAAGTGTTGAATAACATGATCAACGTCTGGAGTCCGAAGCAGATTGATTATGGCGTGGTCTGGACCCGTTGGGGCTTCAAGGGCTATCGCGACATAATCCAGCAGTGCCAGGGCGCGGTGATCCAGCAGCCGGAAGCGGCGCTGGACCAGTTGCTGAAGGCCTGTGCTCACCAGTATGAATCCGGGTTCGGGCTGCGCGGCTGGCATCCGATTGATGACCTGCGCTACGCCGACAGCTCGCAGTGGATGATCGGGGCGTTTTCGGAATACCTTGCCGAAACCGGCGATTTCCAAACCTTGGAAAAAACGGTTCCGTTCTTCGATCAGGGCGAGGCATCGGTTTATGAACATCTGCGCCGCTCGCTTCTACGTTTGCGTGAAGACCGCGGGGCGCACGATCTGAATCTGGTTTTCTACGGCGACTGGAACGATTCGCTGACCGGCGTCTGCCGCGAAGGGCGTGGCGAGAGCGTCTGGCTTTCGATGGCCTTTTGTCGCAGCTGCCTGATTCTTGCGGACATTGCGGAGCACATCGGTAAAGCCGATGATGCTGCTGAATATCGCCTGTGGCAGAAAGAGATGGCCGCGGCCATTAACGAACATGCCTGGGACGGCAACTGGTATATCTGCGCACTGGATGATGATGCGAATGCGATCGGCTCGCAGCAGAACGATGAAGGAAAGATTTTCCTTAACATGCAGAGCTGGGCGCAGCTTGGAAAAGTGGTGCCGGAAGATCGCTGGGAGCAAAGCTGGAGCAGTGTTGGGCAAATGCTCGATTCCGGCTGGGGCCTGATGCTGAATTGGCCGGCCTACACAAAATATGTGCACAACGTCGGGCGCCTGAGCTCGATCCGTCCCGGTGCGGCTGAAAATGCCAGCGTCTACACCCATGGCAATGCCTTCATGTTGTTGGCCTTGCTTGAGCGTGGCATGGCCGACGAAGCGTATGAGCTGTGGAATGCCGTTCAGCCCGGTAACCCGGAGCGCCCCGTGCTCAACCAGCCGAACGTCTTCTTTAATGGATATTATGGTCCTGACAGCGAAAACCGCGTCGGTATGGGCGAGCACTCCTGGACGACGGGTTCCGTGCCGTGGATGTACCAGTGTGTGACCGAGCACATGCTCGGCGTGCGCCGCACACTCGGCGGTTTGGTGATTAAGCCGTGTTTGCCATCCGCATGGGAAACGGCTTCGGTGCAGCGCATTTATCGTGGAACCACCTACGACATCCGTATCGCTAATCCGGCTAAAAAAGCCGGTTCCGCCGTGGCATCCATCACCGTGGACGGCCAACCGCACGATGCATCGCAACCACTTCCGATCGACGGTGAAAAGCATACCGTAGAAGTCGTGCTGGAGGCCTAA
- a CDS encoding arylsulfatase, which translates to MKSLKRIVKCFLMGAILAAPLFCSVSAAAEKPNIIVIMADDMGFSDLGCYGGEIQTPNIDQLAKEGVRLTGLRNAARCTPSRASLLTGRYSHSVGIGAMSKDEELPGYRGQLSADAPTMAEILKPHGYATGIVGKWHQTFTGKSTQKPLFPLDRGYDFFYGTWWGAKDYFSPKFMMKNGEHIDDNTPYPDDFYLTHALSDSAIEFVQNQIDQNRPFYLYLAHYAPHAPIQAPADRVQKCFDRYMAGFETLQRERFARQLELGVVPENAKIAAGMPSWDKLNDSQKREWANMMATYAAMIEIMDDGIGMLVESLKANGQYDNTLIFVLSDNGSTPERKGSATYAQLSNTPYRSYKAHTFEGGIASPLIVSWPTKLREYAGTLRHGPCHIIDILPTCLDAAGVEFPSEFRGKKAVQPDGRSILDAVKGAELPPLPFYWEHLGRRAVYQDGWKLVADGAKSPWKLYNLMADPTEQNDLSKQFPERADGLKRDWTNWAKENQVYRQKRPKGKQ; encoded by the coding sequence ATGAAGAGCCTCAAACGTATTGTGAAATGCTTTTTGATGGGGGCCATCTTGGCCGCACCGCTTTTCTGCAGCGTCTCCGCTGCGGCCGAAAAACCCAATATTATCGTCATCATGGCCGATGATATGGGGTTTTCGGATCTCGGCTGTTACGGCGGCGAAATTCAGACACCGAACATCGATCAACTCGCCAAAGAGGGCGTCCGCTTGACCGGCCTCAGGAACGCCGCCCGTTGCACACCGTCGCGTGCTTCCCTGCTGACCGGACGTTATTCGCACTCGGTCGGAATAGGGGCGATGTCGAAAGATGAGGAACTGCCCGGTTATCGAGGGCAGCTTTCGGCGGACGCCCCGACGATGGCCGAAATCCTGAAACCGCATGGCTATGCCACCGGCATTGTTGGAAAGTGGCACCAGACGTTTACCGGTAAGTCTACTCAGAAGCCGTTGTTCCCGCTCGACCGCGGTTACGATTTTTTCTACGGAACCTGGTGGGGGGCGAAGGACTATTTCAGCCCAAAGTTTATGATGAAAAACGGCGAGCATATCGATGACAATACCCCATATCCTGACGACTTTTATCTGACCCATGCCTTGTCCGATTCCGCAATAGAATTTGTTCAGAACCAAATAGATCAGAACCGCCCGTTCTACCTCTACTTGGCGCACTACGCGCCGCATGCGCCGATTCAGGCTCCGGCAGATCGCGTTCAAAAATGTTTCGATCGCTATATGGCAGGCTTTGAGACTCTCCAGCGCGAACGCTTTGCCCGTCAGTTGGAGCTCGGCGTCGTTCCGGAAAATGCAAAAATTGCCGCCGGGATGCCCTCATGGGATAAACTTAACGATTCCCAAAAACGGGAATGGGCGAACATGATGGCGACCTACGCCGCGATGATCGAGATTATGGATGACGGCATTGGGATGCTTGTCGAATCACTGAAAGCGAATGGGCAATACGACAACACCCTGATCTTTGTCTTGAGCGACAACGGATCCACCCCGGAGCGAAAGGGCAGCGCAACATATGCTCAACTCAGCAATACACCTTACCGCAGTTATAAGGCCCACACCTTTGAAGGCGGGATTGCGTCACCGCTGATTGTCAGCTGGCCCACCAAACTGCGTGAATACGCCGGCACTCTACGGCACGGACCATGCCATATAATTGACATCCTGCCGACCTGCCTGGATGCGGCGGGCGTAGAATTTCCGAGCGAATTCCGCGGAAAAAAAGCGGTACAGCCGGATGGCAGAAGCATTCTGGACGCTGTCAAGGGGGCGGAACTTCCACCGCTACCGTTTTACTGGGAACATCTGGGTCGTCGTGCGGTTTATCAGGACGGTTGGAAACTTGTCGCCGATGGAGCGAAAAGCCCGTGGAAACTTTACAACCTGATGGCTGACCCCACCGAACAAAACGACCTTTCAAAGCAGTTCCCCGAACGTGCTGACGGACTGAAACGCGACTGGACAAACTGGGCCAAGGAAAACCAAGTCTATCGCCAGAAGAGACCCAAAGGCAAACAGTAA
- a CDS encoding FAD-dependent oxidoreductase codes for MNIKLNVSQLKIGFLSIFATLAFQVGASAEGVIETAKEIPLAYDVDVVVAGGSVAGVEAACAAADSGASVLVVESRPYLGYDLCASQKLWLNPEEQPLTKITKELFKASRQITPLQVKSLLDRSLLTRKVKFMTGSFPAELLVDEQGVPSGLTMMNRSGRQAIRAKVIIDATENAILTRQTAAKFAPFKPGKKTFKYTVIGGDLKETGTKVPSLTFKSSITKGRGKNRKTEKKTHSVYEYSFPLEYNADTFRERSRVLNEVRSKVYDPNMVDHSEKLRYTPDNVVAGGVRPKGVDHLYVLNAYSGEQKSLLGFARVGEEVGREAAKKAKARVVPASLQYAHTSDAKPSLAVTEVEPSFRFRNSPQLKLGNHELPVLGRWDVVVVGGGTSGAPAALGATRSGAKTLAIEYMDELGGVGTAGLISRYWFGFRFGYTAEIDKALGTKEEWSQIQKSEWLRSQLIQSGGEVWFTSFGCGTVMDGNKVTGVVVATPFGRGVVLADVVIDSTGNSDIAAAAHAQTHYSISKYGDLSVQISNNPPRKLGAGTTNPARYMLHDNDVFDRWHLKLSGRKTGGKVHDMAQLIPSRDRRRSICDYTLTTEDILTKRTFPDTISHHKSNFDAGAHPDTEMFLVKDMKGPVFTCDMPYRCLTPKGLEGVLVTGLGASTTRDAMTLTRMQPDLQNQGYAVGMAAAMAVDRTRGLVREINLKELQQALVENGCLEERVLADVDSFPLSQEAIRQAVKQLNALTIGVHQKPEHDDTHRALAVVMSHPQQSIPLLKQAYAKASNPDIKLNFARVLAILDDATGKDTLIAAVRNAPDWGNGWDYSNQRKYANTFGEVDRMVIATGFLQTPDVVEPLLGKLDQLTMESPLSHYKAICLALRMNKNASMAKPVADFLNNKGLTGHAQVLDYYDGKNTPARNPLSPKGGKELNRKFKEVLVAALLYECGDYQDVGRNILEAYTKDVNGHFAEYAHHVLTHGTAMSDSK; via the coding sequence GTGAATATAAAGTTAAATGTTAGTCAGTTAAAAATCGGATTCCTGTCCATCTTCGCCACGCTTGCGTTTCAAGTGGGCGCGAGCGCGGAAGGGGTTATTGAGACCGCCAAAGAAATTCCATTAGCCTACGATGTGGATGTGGTTGTGGCGGGCGGTTCGGTCGCCGGGGTGGAAGCGGCTTGTGCCGCCGCCGATAGTGGAGCCTCGGTACTCGTCGTTGAATCGCGCCCGTATCTTGGGTACGACCTCTGCGCGAGCCAGAAACTATGGCTCAACCCCGAGGAACAACCGTTAACAAAAATTACTAAAGAGCTGTTTAAAGCTTCGCGCCAGATAACTCCGCTACAGGTAAAATCCCTGTTAGACCGCTCTTTGTTGACGCGTAAGGTCAAATTTATGACCGGCAGCTTTCCCGCCGAACTGCTGGTGGATGAGCAGGGCGTGCCGAGTGGGTTGACGATGATGAACCGCAGCGGCCGTCAGGCGATTCGCGCGAAGGTCATAATCGATGCCACCGAAAACGCGATCCTGACCCGTCAAACCGCCGCAAAATTCGCGCCCTTTAAACCGGGTAAAAAAACATTCAAATACACGGTGATCGGCGGTGATTTGAAAGAAACGGGAACGAAAGTGCCGAGTTTAACTTTTAAATCTTCCATCACAAAGGGACGGGGAAAGAATAGAAAAACAGAGAAGAAGACCCACTCTGTTTACGAGTACAGCTTCCCGCTCGAATACAATGCCGACACCTTCCGTGAGCGCAGCCGGGTCTTGAACGAAGTCCGCTCAAAAGTCTACGACCCCAATATGGTCGACCACTCCGAGAAGCTACGCTACACGCCGGATAATGTGGTGGCGGGTGGTGTTCGCCCGAAAGGCGTCGATCACCTTTATGTCCTGAACGCTTATTCCGGTGAGCAGAAGAGCCTGCTGGGATTTGCTAGAGTGGGCGAAGAAGTAGGGCGCGAAGCGGCGAAGAAGGCGAAAGCCCGTGTCGTCCCCGCCAGCTTACAATACGCTCATACGAGTGATGCAAAGCCGAGCCTGGCCGTAACGGAGGTCGAGCCGTCGTTCCGTTTTCGGAATAGCCCTCAATTAAAACTTGGTAACCATGAGTTGCCGGTACTCGGGCGCTGGGATGTTGTCGTAGTTGGTGGTGGGACCTCGGGCGCTCCTGCCGCATTGGGCGCCACTCGCTCGGGCGCTAAAACGCTGGCGATCGAGTATATGGATGAGCTCGGCGGGGTCGGCACGGCCGGCTTGATTTCAAGGTACTGGTTTGGATTTCGGTTTGGTTATACCGCTGAAATCGATAAGGCGCTGGGTACAAAAGAGGAGTGGAGCCAAATTCAAAAATCAGAATGGCTTCGCAGTCAGCTGATTCAAAGCGGCGGCGAGGTATGGTTTACCAGTTTTGGGTGTGGCACCGTGATGGACGGCAACAAAGTCACGGGCGTGGTGGTCGCTACGCCGTTCGGTCGGGGCGTGGTGCTGGCGGATGTGGTGATTGATAGTACCGGTAACTCCGATATTGCTGCGGCCGCTCATGCGCAAACGCACTACAGCATCTCCAAATATGGCGACCTGTCCGTGCAGATTTCAAATAATCCGCCCCGCAAACTCGGCGCCGGAACAACGAACCCGGCTCGTTATATGCTGCATGATAACGATGTCTTCGATCGCTGGCACCTGAAGTTGTCAGGTAGAAAGACGGGAGGAAAAGTTCACGATATGGCGCAGCTTATCCCGTCGCGGGATCGTCGCCGCTCCATTTGTGACTACACGCTCACCACCGAGGATATTCTCACTAAGCGCACCTTCCCCGATACCATCAGCCACCACAAAAGTAATTTCGATGCCGGGGCGCATCCGGATACGGAGATGTTTTTGGTGAAAGATATGAAAGGACCGGTTTTTACCTGCGATATGCCATACCGCTGTTTGACGCCTAAAGGTCTGGAAGGAGTTCTCGTCACCGGGCTCGGGGCCAGTACCACGCGTGATGCGATGACCTTAACCCGTATGCAGCCTGACCTGCAGAACCAGGGCTACGCCGTTGGAATGGCGGCGGCCATGGCGGTGGACCGGACCAGGGGGCTGGTGCGGGAAATCAACCTTAAGGAATTGCAGCAGGCTTTGGTGGAAAACGGTTGTCTGGAAGAACGGGTTCTTGCGGACGTGGATTCTTTCCCTCTGAGCCAGGAAGCGATACGGCAGGCGGTAAAACAACTGAACGCCCTTACGATCGGGGTTCACCAAAAACCAGAGCACGACGATACGCACCGTGCCTTAGCTGTAGTGATGAGCCACCCGCAGCAGTCCATTCCTTTGTTAAAACAGGCTTATGCGAAAGCGTCAAATCCCGATATTAAACTGAACTTTGCCCGAGTTCTGGCCATTCTGGATGATGCAACCGGCAAGGACACATTGATCGCAGCGGTGCGGAATGCTCCGGATTGGGGAAATGGCTGGGATTACAGTAACCAGCGCAAGTATGCGAACACCTTTGGGGAAGTAGACCGCATGGTCATTGCCACTGGATTCCTGCAAACGCCGGATGTGGTAGAACCCTTGCTGGGAAAATTGGATCAATTGACGATGGAGAGTCCCTTATCTCACTACAAGGCGATCTGCCTGGCTCTGCGAATGAACAAAAACGCATCCATGGCCAAGCCGGTGGCGGATTTCCTGAATAACAAAGGACTCACAGGGCATGCGCAAGTGCTGGATTACTATGACGGAAAAAACACGCCTGCCCGAAACCCGTTGAGCCCAAAGGGTGGTAAGGAGCTGAACCGAAAATTCAAAGAGGTTCTGGTGGCCGCACTGCTTTACGAATGCGGGGATTACCAAGACGTAGGAAGAAACATTCTGGAAGCCTACACCAAAGACGTTAACGGGCACTTTGCTGAATATGCCCATCACGTTTTAACGCATGGTACCGCAATGAGTGACAGTAAATAA
- a CDS encoding IS4 family transposase translates to MKKQRQKHKPAGHRYTTLKQMCNLIPGHMVSNLAKKHGVDARCRTYTPWSHVVSLMYAHFSHALGLNDVCDALQMNAAALSTIRGAVPPSRNNLSHANRVRSADMAEELYWSMMKHLMDTVPGFAKGKVRRGYLRRFSKAIHAMDSTTVQLVANCMDWAKHRRRKAAAKCHLRLDLQSFLPRCAIVDTAKHHDSTKAQALCAGLKSGKIAVFDKAYTKFGHLYELTERGIWWVGRAKDNMQYDVVRTLETTGHKRIIRDEVIEMALEKSKEAYPSELRRVVALVEINGKDVEMVFMTNHMEWSAWTIAELYRCRWDIEVFFKEIKQTLQLSDFLGYSANAVRWQVWTGLLVHLLMRCLAFMHGWGHSFKRLFTVVRAALWRRWDLTALLESYGTAKPPSRIRGAPEQAYLPGFV, encoded by the coding sequence ATGAAAAAACAAAGACAAAAACACAAACCAGCCGGACATAGGTATACTACCTTGAAACAAATGTGCAATCTGATTCCCGGACACATGGTGTCGAACCTTGCGAAGAAGCATGGCGTAGACGCCCGATGCCGGACGTACACGCCGTGGAGCCATGTGGTTTCGTTGATGTACGCCCACTTCTCGCACGCGCTTGGACTCAATGATGTGTGCGACGCGCTCCAGATGAATGCGGCGGCGCTCTCGACTATACGAGGTGCAGTTCCTCCTTCGCGCAACAACCTGAGCCATGCGAACAGGGTCCGCAGCGCGGACATGGCTGAAGAACTCTACTGGAGCATGATGAAGCATCTGATGGATACGGTTCCGGGCTTCGCGAAAGGCAAAGTTCGGCGCGGATACCTTCGGCGCTTCAGCAAGGCGATCCATGCGATGGACTCGACCACGGTCCAACTGGTCGCCAACTGCATGGACTGGGCGAAGCACCGCCGTCGCAAAGCCGCGGCCAAGTGTCATCTGCGCCTCGACCTGCAGAGCTTTCTGCCCCGGTGCGCCATCGTTGATACGGCGAAGCACCATGATAGCACCAAGGCGCAGGCGTTGTGCGCAGGGCTCAAATCCGGTAAAATCGCCGTGTTCGACAAGGCTTACACGAAATTCGGGCATCTCTACGAACTGACGGAGCGCGGCATCTGGTGGGTAGGCCGGGCCAAGGACAACATGCAATACGATGTGGTGCGCACGCTCGAAACTACCGGACACAAGCGCATCATTCGCGACGAGGTGATTGAGATGGCGCTCGAAAAATCGAAGGAGGCCTACCCGAGCGAGCTGCGCCGCGTCGTTGCCCTCGTGGAGATCAACGGCAAAGATGTCGAAATGGTCTTCATGACCAACCACATGGAGTGGAGCGCGTGGACGATCGCTGAACTCTACCGTTGCCGATGGGACATCGAGGTATTTTTCAAAGAGATCAAGCAGACGCTCCAGCTCTCCGACTTCCTCGGCTACAGCGCCAACGCCGTTCGCTGGCAGGTCTGGACGGGGCTGCTGGTGCATCTGCTCATGCGCTGCCTGGCGTTCATGCACGGGTGGGGACACAGCTTCAAGCGTCTCTTTACCGTTGTGCGCGCCGCGCTGTGGCGACGCTGGGATCTGACGGCCTTGCTGGAATCCTATGGGACAGCCAAACCACCCAGTCGTATCAGAGGAGCACCGGAACAGGCGTATCTGCCGGGGTTCGTCTAA
- a CDS encoding sulfatase family protein — protein MKKQVALMVLVVFASVLAYAEVSKPNILWLVMEDTSPNSFGCYGDPYAHTPNIDRIAAEGIRYGRAFSTNSSCAPSRSSLITGVLATCLGTGNQRSTHDIPDFIKGFPTFLREAGYYTSNYYKTDYNTSAAKRLIKESWTRQRGKYEDRPKGKPFFSVINFGDSHQSREMTCSYEKYIAVIRNKLSEEEQHVIEDASIPPYFPQTPISRRTMARVYDCTTMVDKQMGVVLDKLEQDGLADDTIIFIYADHGEGIPRAKCSPVFGYQIPLIVKFPKKYQHLAPSAPGSVCNDIVTFEDFGPTVISLAGGKIPSYMKGYVFLGKGREPAARSYTFGSVHRTAEVIRNSRTIRTDRYQYNRNYMPHISEMHGTAYFDTSEITPEIKNCYKKGALTGSTLDFADPTTPPEELYDVKKDPHKIRNLVDSPEHSHVLNELRGTMHQEIMQRRDVMFLPEYEMAVRAKGSTPYEIRTNDEKYPLKDILAAADLVGGGPDVLSRQAEFLDHPDDIVKYWALIGLISQGTAASGVVDKVAPLLRCSTTDTRIASATVLLSLGKHREESGNVLKKEIINTSGPTAYNVLAAIEALRYLKEKAPDCTEELSRAHIIHKARGAKFLSYIGYCQQSFGLLPENPSRKKK, from the coding sequence ATGAAAAAACAAGTCGCACTGATGGTGCTTGTGGTTTTCGCGTCGGTCTTGGCCTATGCGGAAGTGTCTAAACCGAATATTCTCTGGCTGGTGATGGAGGATACCTCTCCCAATTCTTTCGGGTGTTATGGGGATCCGTATGCCCATACGCCGAACATAGACCGGATCGCCGCCGAAGGGATTCGCTATGGACGTGCGTTCAGCACAAACTCTAGTTGTGCCCCATCGAGAAGCTCGCTGATAACCGGTGTTCTTGCCACCTGTCTGGGAACAGGCAATCAACGAAGCACGCATGATATCCCTGATTTCATCAAAGGGTTTCCAACCTTCCTGCGGGAAGCGGGATATTACACCTCCAATTATTATAAGACTGACTACAACACCTCCGCCGCAAAACGGCTCATCAAAGAGTCCTGGACCAGGCAGCGCGGAAAATATGAAGATCGACCCAAAGGAAAACCGTTCTTCTCGGTGATCAACTTCGGAGATTCTCACCAGTCCAGAGAAATGACCTGCTCTTATGAGAAATACATTGCGGTAATCCGGAACAAGCTCTCGGAAGAGGAACAGCATGTTATTGAGGATGCTTCAATCCCCCCGTATTTTCCCCAGACCCCCATCTCACGGCGCACGATGGCGCGCGTGTATGACTGCACCACCATGGTGGACAAGCAGATGGGGGTGGTTTTGGATAAGCTGGAGCAGGACGGACTTGCAGATGACACGATCATTTTCATCTATGCCGATCACGGAGAGGGGATTCCACGTGCCAAATGCAGTCCCGTCTTTGGCTACCAGATCCCTCTGATCGTTAAGTTCCCCAAAAAGTATCAGCATCTGGCTCCTTCTGCTCCGGGTTCGGTCTGCAATGACATTGTCACATTCGAGGACTTTGGACCCACAGTGATCAGCCTGGCAGGAGGTAAGATACCCTCTTACATGAAAGGTTATGTTTTTCTGGGCAAAGGCCGTGAGCCCGCCGCGCGTAGTTATACCTTTGGCAGTGTTCACCGGACGGCAGAAGTTATCCGCAACTCGCGCACGATCCGAACTGACCGATATCAGTACAACCGCAACTACATGCCCCATATTTCGGAAATGCACGGAACCGCCTATTTCGATACTTCGGAGATAACACCGGAGATAAAGAACTGCTATAAAAAGGGAGCTCTCACAGGTTCCACTCTGGACTTTGCTGATCCGACCACGCCACCCGAAGAACTCTACGACGTCAAAAAAGATCCTCACAAGATTCGGAATCTGGTGGACTCGCCTGAGCATAGTCATGTCCTGAATGAGCTTCGGGGTACTATGCACCAAGAGATCATGCAAAGACGTGACGTTATGTTTCTTCCTGAATATGAAATGGCTGTTCGCGCAAAGGGCTCGACTCCATATGAGATCCGCACAAATGACGAAAAGTACCCTCTCAAAGATATTCTCGCGGCGGCGGATTTGGTTGGCGGTGGCCCCGACGTATTGTCGCGTCAGGCGGAATTCCTCGATCATCCGGACGACATTGTTAAGTATTGGGCCCTCATCGGGCTAATATCTCAAGGAACGGCGGCATCTGGCGTGGTTGACAAAGTGGCTCCACTCCTTAGATGTTCTACGACGGACACCCGGATTGCTTCAGCCACTGTTCTTCTATCCCTGGGCAAGCATCGGGAAGAATCCGGCAATGTGTTGAAGAAAGAGATTATCAATACAAGCGGACCAACGGCCTACAATGTTCTGGCCGCAATCGAAGCATTGAGATACCTCAAAGAGAAGGCTCCCGATTGTACAGAAGAATTGAGCAGAGCGCACATTATCCACAAGGCAAGAGGTGCAAAATTCCTGTCTTACATTGGATATTGTCAGCAATCTTTTGGTTTGCTTCCAGAGAATCCCTCCCGTAAGAAAAAATGA